In Methylotenera mobilis JLW8, the following are encoded in one genomic region:
- the epsA gene encoding XrtB/PEP-CTERM-associated transcriptional regulator EpsA, translating into MDTGLILSDRRHGDLNTLMYQCLHLNSHLDLMLWLQGDLFQRFVKHEVMIAAWGDFTLGILYVDIVSLLPGVRTGKVTSTDLTNLMTDLFQYWKHHSKAPITMNVDKGIFHDHQIAHHEANINLSTMQSAHIHGIKDLRGGHDCLYVFLSSETNNSSNYKKSLTMLLPFIDNSLRQLEHLPEQLPEVEPEKTIDDNQVTGILSEREISIMEWVKAGKTNQEIGIILDISSFTVKNHMQRILKKLDVLNRAQAVTQFNRMYQTQ; encoded by the coding sequence ATGGATACAGGTTTAATTTTGAGCGATCGTCGTCACGGCGACTTAAATACTTTGATGTACCAATGCCTGCATTTAAACTCTCACCTTGATTTGATGCTATGGCTACAAGGTGACTTATTTCAAAGATTCGTCAAACATGAAGTAATGATTGCAGCTTGGGGGGATTTTACATTAGGGATTCTATACGTGGACATTGTCTCGTTATTGCCCGGCGTAAGAACAGGTAAGGTAACAAGTACGGACCTCACCAACCTGATGACGGACTTATTTCAATACTGGAAGCACCATTCAAAAGCCCCTATTACCATGAATGTAGATAAGGGAATTTTCCACGACCACCAAATTGCTCATCACGAAGCAAATATTAACTTAAGTACCATGCAATCTGCGCATATTCACGGCATCAAAGATCTCAGGGGGGGGCATGATTGTTTATATGTTTTTTTAAGTAGCGAAACAAATAACTCATCTAATTATAAGAAGTCCCTCACCATGCTACTACCGTTTATAGACAATTCGCTCAGGCAACTTGAGCACTTGCCTGAACAACTGCCAGAAGTAGAGCCAGAAAAAACTATCGATGACAATCAAGTTACCGGCATTTTATCGGAGAGAGAAATTAGTATTATGGAGTGGGTGAAAGCTGGAAAAACGAACCAGGAAATCGGGATAATTCTTGACATCAGTTCCTTTACCGTGAAAAATCACATGCAGCGCATACTCAAAAAACTAGACGTACTTAATCGAGCGCAAGCTGTAACGCAATTTAATCGGATGTACCAGACTCAATAA